A region from the Felis catus isolate Fca126 chromosome F1, F.catus_Fca126_mat1.0, whole genome shotgun sequence genome encodes:
- the USP21 gene encoding ubiquitin carboxyl-terminal hydrolase 21 isoform X4, whose translation MPQASEHRLGRTREPPVNVQPRVGSKLPFAPRARSKERRNPAPGPNPMLRPLPPRPGPPEERLKKLELGRGRTSGPRPRGPLRADHGVPLPGSPPPTTVALPLPSRTNLARSKSVSSGDLRPMGIALGGHRGAGELGAALSRLALRPEPPALRRSASLRRLGGFPGPPTLLSIRTEPPPSHGSFHVISARPSESFYSDDKMVRTCPAPVAFRARAPLCLQLSCHQAHHTLLLGSGHVGLRNLGNTCFLNAVLQCLSSTRPLRDFCLRRDFRQEVPGGGRAQELTEAFADVIGALWHPDSCEAVNPTRFRAVFQKYVPSFSGYSQQDAQEFLKLLMERLHLEINRRGRRAAPILASGAAASQPRRGGALLEEPELSDDDRANLMWKRYLEREDSKIVDLFVGQLKSCLKCQACGYRSTTFEVFCDLSLPIPKDLPGARYLCGIVSTFSPRKKSWSQRMLQCVIDVGRKHEVPKS comes from the exons ATGCCCCAGGCCTCTGAGCACCGCCTGGGCCGGACCCGAGAGCCACCTGTTAATGTCCAGCCCCGAGTGGGATCCAAGCTACCATTTGCCCCACGGGCCCGAAGCAAGGAGCGCCGAAACCCAGCCCCTGGGCCGAACCCCATGTTAAGACCTCTGCCTCCCCGGCCGGGGCCCCCTGAGGAACGGCTCAAGAAACTGGAGCTGGGACGGGGTCGGACCTCAGGCCCTCGCCCCAGAGGACCCCTTCGGGCAGATCATGGAGTTCCCCTGCCTGGCTCACCACCCCCGACCACCgtggctctgcctctcccttccagGACCAACCTAGCCCGTTCCAAGTCTGTGAGCAGTGGGGACTTGCGGCCTATGGGGATTGCCCTGGGAGGGCACCGTGGCGCTGGGGAGCTCGGGGCTGCGCTGAGCCGCCTGGCGCTCCGGCCTGAGCCACCGGCTTTGAGACGCAGCGCTTCTCTCCGCCGCCTCGGGGGCTTTCCCGGTCCCCCAACCTTGCTCAGTATACGGACGGAGCCCCCTCCTTCCCATGGCTCCTTTCACGTCATATCGGCCCGGCCCTCTGAGTCTTTCTACTCCGATGACAAAATGGTGAGGACTTGTCCGGCACCCGTGGCCTTCCGTGCCCGTGCTCCTCTGTGCCTCCAGCTTTCTTGCCATCAG GCTCATCACACACTGCTCCTGGGCTCTGGTCACGTTGGCCTGCGAAACCTGGGGAACACG TGCTTCCTGAATGCAGTGCTACAGTGTTTGAGCAGCACTCGGCCTCTTCGGGACTTCTGTCTGCGGAGGGACTTCCGGCAAGAGGTGCCTGGAGGGGGTCGAGCGCAAGAGCTCACTGAAG CCTTTGCGGATGTGATCGGTGCCCTGTGGCATCCTGACTCCTGTGAAGCTGTGAATCCCACCCGATTCCGAGCTGTCTTCCAGAAATACGTTCCCTCCTTCTCTGGATACAG CCAGCAGGATGCCCAAGAGTTCCTGAAGCTCCTCATGGAGCGGCTGCACCTCGAAATCAACCGACGCGGCCGCCGGGCTGCACCCATCTTGGCCAGTGGTGCAGCTGCCTCTCAGCCCCGCCGCGGGGGGGCTCTGCTAGAAGAACCGGAGCTGAG TGATGATGACCGAGCCAACCTAATGTGGAAGCGTTACCTGGAGCGAGAAGACAGCAAGATTGTGG ACCTGTTTGTGGGCCAGTTGAAAAGTTGTCTCAAGTGCCAGGCCTGTGGGTATCGCTCCACGACCTTCGAGGTTTTTTGTGACCTGTCCCTGCCCATCCCCAAG GATTTGCCGGGGGCAAGGTATCTCTGCGGGATTGTTTCAACCTTTTCACCAAGGAAGAAGAGCTGGAGTCAGAGAATGCTCCA GTGTGTGATCGATGTCGGCAGAAAACACGAAGTACCAAAAAGTTGA
- the USP21 gene encoding ubiquitin carboxyl-terminal hydrolase 21 isoform X1: MPQASEHRLGRTREPPVNVQPRVGSKLPFAPRARSKERRNPAPGPNPMLRPLPPRPGPPEERLKKLELGRGRTSGPRPRGPLRADHGVPLPGSPPPTTVALPLPSRTNLARSKSVSSGDLRPMGIALGGHRGAGELGAALSRLALRPEPPALRRSASLRRLGGFPGPPTLLSIRTEPPPSHGSFHVISARPSESFYSDDKMVRTCPAPVAFRARAPLCLQLSCHQAHHTLLLGSGHVGLRNLGNTCFLNAVLQCLSSTRPLRDFCLRRDFRQEVPGGGRAQELTEAFADVIGALWHPDSCEAVNPTRFRAVFQKYVPSFSGYSQQDAQEFLKLLMERLHLEINRRGRRAAPILASGAAASQPRRGGALLEEPELSDDDRANLMWKRYLEREDSKIVDLFVGQLKSCLKCQACGYRSTTFEVFCDLSLPIPKKGFAGGKVSLRDCFNLFTKEEELESENAPVCDRCRQKTRSTKKLTVQRFPRILVLHLNRFSASRGSIKKSSVGVDFPLQRLSLGDFASDKAGSPIYQLYALCNHSGSVHYGHYTALCRCQTGWHVYNDSRVSPVSENQVASSEGYVLFYQLMQEPPRCL; the protein is encoded by the exons ATGCCCCAGGCCTCTGAGCACCGCCTGGGCCGGACCCGAGAGCCACCTGTTAATGTCCAGCCCCGAGTGGGATCCAAGCTACCATTTGCCCCACGGGCCCGAAGCAAGGAGCGCCGAAACCCAGCCCCTGGGCCGAACCCCATGTTAAGACCTCTGCCTCCCCGGCCGGGGCCCCCTGAGGAACGGCTCAAGAAACTGGAGCTGGGACGGGGTCGGACCTCAGGCCCTCGCCCCAGAGGACCCCTTCGGGCAGATCATGGAGTTCCCCTGCCTGGCTCACCACCCCCGACCACCgtggctctgcctctcccttccagGACCAACCTAGCCCGTTCCAAGTCTGTGAGCAGTGGGGACTTGCGGCCTATGGGGATTGCCCTGGGAGGGCACCGTGGCGCTGGGGAGCTCGGGGCTGCGCTGAGCCGCCTGGCGCTCCGGCCTGAGCCACCGGCTTTGAGACGCAGCGCTTCTCTCCGCCGCCTCGGGGGCTTTCCCGGTCCCCCAACCTTGCTCAGTATACGGACGGAGCCCCCTCCTTCCCATGGCTCCTTTCACGTCATATCGGCCCGGCCCTCTGAGTCTTTCTACTCCGATGACAAAATGGTGAGGACTTGTCCGGCACCCGTGGCCTTCCGTGCCCGTGCTCCTCTGTGCCTCCAGCTTTCTTGCCATCAG GCTCATCACACACTGCTCCTGGGCTCTGGTCACGTTGGCCTGCGAAACCTGGGGAACACG TGCTTCCTGAATGCAGTGCTACAGTGTTTGAGCAGCACTCGGCCTCTTCGGGACTTCTGTCTGCGGAGGGACTTCCGGCAAGAGGTGCCTGGAGGGGGTCGAGCGCAAGAGCTCACTGAAG CCTTTGCGGATGTGATCGGTGCCCTGTGGCATCCTGACTCCTGTGAAGCTGTGAATCCCACCCGATTCCGAGCTGTCTTCCAGAAATACGTTCCCTCCTTCTCTGGATACAG CCAGCAGGATGCCCAAGAGTTCCTGAAGCTCCTCATGGAGCGGCTGCACCTCGAAATCAACCGACGCGGCCGCCGGGCTGCACCCATCTTGGCCAGTGGTGCAGCTGCCTCTCAGCCCCGCCGCGGGGGGGCTCTGCTAGAAGAACCGGAGCTGAG TGATGATGACCGAGCCAACCTAATGTGGAAGCGTTACCTGGAGCGAGAAGACAGCAAGATTGTGG ACCTGTTTGTGGGCCAGTTGAAAAGTTGTCTCAAGTGCCAGGCCTGTGGGTATCGCTCCACGACCTTCGAGGTTTTTTGTGACCTGTCCCTGCCCATCCCCAAG AAAGGATTTGCCGGGGGCAAGGTATCTCTGCGGGATTGTTTCAACCTTTTCACCAAGGAAGAAGAGCTGGAGTCAGAGAATGCTCCA GTGTGTGATCGATGTCGGCAGAAAACACGAAGTACCAAAAAGTTGACAGTACAAAGATTCCCCCGAATCCTCGTGCTCC ATCTTAATCGATTCTCTGCCTCCCGAGGCTCCATCAAGAAAAGTTCAGTAGGTGTAGACTTCCCGCTGCAGCGACTGAGCCTAGGGGACTTTGCCAGTGACAAAGCCG GAAGCCCCATCTATCAGCTGTATGCCCTTTGCAACCACTCGGGCAGCGTCCACTACGGCCACTACACGGCCCTGTGCCGGTGCCAGACTGGCTGGCACGTCTACAATGATTCTCG tgTCTCCCCTGTCAGTGAAAACCAGGTGGCGTCCAGTGAGGGCTACGTGCTGTTCTACCAACTGATGCaggagccaccccggtgcctgTGA
- the USP21 gene encoding ubiquitin carboxyl-terminal hydrolase 21 isoform X3 — MPQASEHRLGRTREPPVNVQPRVGSKLPFAPRARSKERRNPAPGPNPMLRPLPPRPGPPEERLKKLELGRGRTSGPRPRGPLRADHGVPLPGSPPPTTVALPLPSRTNLARSKSAHHTLLLGSGHVGLRNLGNTCFLNAVLQCLSSTRPLRDFCLRRDFRQEVPGGGRAQELTEAFADVIGALWHPDSCEAVNPTRFRAVFQKYVPSFSGYSQQDAQEFLKLLMERLHLEINRRGRRAAPILASGAAASQPRRGGALLEEPELSDDDRANLMWKRYLEREDSKIVDLFVGQLKSCLKCQACGYRSTTFEVFCDLSLPIPKKGFAGGKVSLRDCFNLFTKEEELESENAPVCDRCRQKTRSTKKLTVQRFPRILVLHLNRFSASRGSIKKSSVGVDFPLQRLSLGDFASDKAGSPIYQLYALCNHSGSVHYGHYTALCRCQTGWHVYNDSRVSPVSENQVASSEGYVLFYQLMQEPPRCL; from the exons ATGCCCCAGGCCTCTGAGCACCGCCTGGGCCGGACCCGAGAGCCACCTGTTAATGTCCAGCCCCGAGTGGGATCCAAGCTACCATTTGCCCCACGGGCCCGAAGCAAGGAGCGCCGAAACCCAGCCCCTGGGCCGAACCCCATGTTAAGACCTCTGCCTCCCCGGCCGGGGCCCCCTGAGGAACGGCTCAAGAAACTGGAGCTGGGACGGGGTCGGACCTCAGGCCCTCGCCCCAGAGGACCCCTTCGGGCAGATCATGGAGTTCCCCTGCCTGGCTCACCACCCCCGACCACCgtggctctgcctctcccttccagGACCAACCTAGCCCGTTCCAAGTCT GCTCATCACACACTGCTCCTGGGCTCTGGTCACGTTGGCCTGCGAAACCTGGGGAACACG TGCTTCCTGAATGCAGTGCTACAGTGTTTGAGCAGCACTCGGCCTCTTCGGGACTTCTGTCTGCGGAGGGACTTCCGGCAAGAGGTGCCTGGAGGGGGTCGAGCGCAAGAGCTCACTGAAG CCTTTGCGGATGTGATCGGTGCCCTGTGGCATCCTGACTCCTGTGAAGCTGTGAATCCCACCCGATTCCGAGCTGTCTTCCAGAAATACGTTCCCTCCTTCTCTGGATACAG CCAGCAGGATGCCCAAGAGTTCCTGAAGCTCCTCATGGAGCGGCTGCACCTCGAAATCAACCGACGCGGCCGCCGGGCTGCACCCATCTTGGCCAGTGGTGCAGCTGCCTCTCAGCCCCGCCGCGGGGGGGCTCTGCTAGAAGAACCGGAGCTGAG TGATGATGACCGAGCCAACCTAATGTGGAAGCGTTACCTGGAGCGAGAAGACAGCAAGATTGTGG ACCTGTTTGTGGGCCAGTTGAAAAGTTGTCTCAAGTGCCAGGCCTGTGGGTATCGCTCCACGACCTTCGAGGTTTTTTGTGACCTGTCCCTGCCCATCCCCAAG AAAGGATTTGCCGGGGGCAAGGTATCTCTGCGGGATTGTTTCAACCTTTTCACCAAGGAAGAAGAGCTGGAGTCAGAGAATGCTCCA GTGTGTGATCGATGTCGGCAGAAAACACGAAGTACCAAAAAGTTGACAGTACAAAGATTCCCCCGAATCCTCGTGCTCC ATCTTAATCGATTCTCTGCCTCCCGAGGCTCCATCAAGAAAAGTTCAGTAGGTGTAGACTTCCCGCTGCAGCGACTGAGCCTAGGGGACTTTGCCAGTGACAAAGCCG GAAGCCCCATCTATCAGCTGTATGCCCTTTGCAACCACTCGGGCAGCGTCCACTACGGCCACTACACGGCCCTGTGCCGGTGCCAGACTGGCTGGCACGTCTACAATGATTCTCG tgTCTCCCCTGTCAGTGAAAACCAGGTGGCGTCCAGTGAGGGCTACGTGCTGTTCTACCAACTGATGCaggagccaccccggtgcctgTGA
- the USP21 gene encoding ubiquitin carboxyl-terminal hydrolase 21 isoform X2 has product MPQASEHRLGRTREPPVNVQPRVGSKLPFAPRARSKERRNPAPGPNPMLRPLPPRPGPPEERLKKLELGRGRTSGPRPRGPLRADHGVPLPGSPPPTTVALPLPSRTNLARSKSVSSGDLRPMGIALGGHRGAGELGAALSRLALRPEPPALRRSASLRRLGGFPGPPTLLSIRTEPPPSHGSFHVISARPSESFYSDDKMAHHTLLLGSGHVGLRNLGNTCFLNAVLQCLSSTRPLRDFCLRRDFRQEVPGGGRAQELTEAFADVIGALWHPDSCEAVNPTRFRAVFQKYVPSFSGYSQQDAQEFLKLLMERLHLEINRRGRRAAPILASGAAASQPRRGGALLEEPELSDDDRANLMWKRYLEREDSKIVDLFVGQLKSCLKCQACGYRSTTFEVFCDLSLPIPKKGFAGGKVSLRDCFNLFTKEEELESENAPVCDRCRQKTRSTKKLTVQRFPRILVLHLNRFSASRGSIKKSSVGVDFPLQRLSLGDFASDKAGSPIYQLYALCNHSGSVHYGHYTALCRCQTGWHVYNDSRVSPVSENQVASSEGYVLFYQLMQEPPRCL; this is encoded by the exons ATGCCCCAGGCCTCTGAGCACCGCCTGGGCCGGACCCGAGAGCCACCTGTTAATGTCCAGCCCCGAGTGGGATCCAAGCTACCATTTGCCCCACGGGCCCGAAGCAAGGAGCGCCGAAACCCAGCCCCTGGGCCGAACCCCATGTTAAGACCTCTGCCTCCCCGGCCGGGGCCCCCTGAGGAACGGCTCAAGAAACTGGAGCTGGGACGGGGTCGGACCTCAGGCCCTCGCCCCAGAGGACCCCTTCGGGCAGATCATGGAGTTCCCCTGCCTGGCTCACCACCCCCGACCACCgtggctctgcctctcccttccagGACCAACCTAGCCCGTTCCAAGTCTGTGAGCAGTGGGGACTTGCGGCCTATGGGGATTGCCCTGGGAGGGCACCGTGGCGCTGGGGAGCTCGGGGCTGCGCTGAGCCGCCTGGCGCTCCGGCCTGAGCCACCGGCTTTGAGACGCAGCGCTTCTCTCCGCCGCCTCGGGGGCTTTCCCGGTCCCCCAACCTTGCTCAGTATACGGACGGAGCCCCCTCCTTCCCATGGCTCCTTTCACGTCATATCGGCCCGGCCCTCTGAGTCTTTCTACTCCGATGACAAAATG GCTCATCACACACTGCTCCTGGGCTCTGGTCACGTTGGCCTGCGAAACCTGGGGAACACG TGCTTCCTGAATGCAGTGCTACAGTGTTTGAGCAGCACTCGGCCTCTTCGGGACTTCTGTCTGCGGAGGGACTTCCGGCAAGAGGTGCCTGGAGGGGGTCGAGCGCAAGAGCTCACTGAAG CCTTTGCGGATGTGATCGGTGCCCTGTGGCATCCTGACTCCTGTGAAGCTGTGAATCCCACCCGATTCCGAGCTGTCTTCCAGAAATACGTTCCCTCCTTCTCTGGATACAG CCAGCAGGATGCCCAAGAGTTCCTGAAGCTCCTCATGGAGCGGCTGCACCTCGAAATCAACCGACGCGGCCGCCGGGCTGCACCCATCTTGGCCAGTGGTGCAGCTGCCTCTCAGCCCCGCCGCGGGGGGGCTCTGCTAGAAGAACCGGAGCTGAG TGATGATGACCGAGCCAACCTAATGTGGAAGCGTTACCTGGAGCGAGAAGACAGCAAGATTGTGG ACCTGTTTGTGGGCCAGTTGAAAAGTTGTCTCAAGTGCCAGGCCTGTGGGTATCGCTCCACGACCTTCGAGGTTTTTTGTGACCTGTCCCTGCCCATCCCCAAG AAAGGATTTGCCGGGGGCAAGGTATCTCTGCGGGATTGTTTCAACCTTTTCACCAAGGAAGAAGAGCTGGAGTCAGAGAATGCTCCA GTGTGTGATCGATGTCGGCAGAAAACACGAAGTACCAAAAAGTTGACAGTACAAAGATTCCCCCGAATCCTCGTGCTCC ATCTTAATCGATTCTCTGCCTCCCGAGGCTCCATCAAGAAAAGTTCAGTAGGTGTAGACTTCCCGCTGCAGCGACTGAGCCTAGGGGACTTTGCCAGTGACAAAGCCG GAAGCCCCATCTATCAGCTGTATGCCCTTTGCAACCACTCGGGCAGCGTCCACTACGGCCACTACACGGCCCTGTGCCGGTGCCAGACTGGCTGGCACGTCTACAATGATTCTCG tgTCTCCCCTGTCAGTGAAAACCAGGTGGCGTCCAGTGAGGGCTACGTGCTGTTCTACCAACTGATGCaggagccaccccggtgcctgTGA